In Paenibacillus sp. FSL M7-0420, a single genomic region encodes these proteins:
- a CDS encoding alpha-glycosidase, with the protein MLLEAVYHRPRLNWSYAYDHNTIHLRLRAKKGDLTEVFAWAGDKYAWDTTKELIPMTLFTSDAMFDYWECESVPLYRRLKYGFLLQQGKERIWMTESDFQKERPANPNRLFEFPYISRGDVFTPPAWVKDAVFYQIFPERFANGNPGISPANVEPWGGTPRPDNFFGGDLQGVIDHLDHLTELGITGIYFTPVFTATTNHKYDTEDYMQVDPHFGDVDTLKRLVDACHERGIRVLLDAVFNHAGRTFAPFVDVLEKGEDSEYKNWFHIREYPLQVVNNIPTYDAFAFEPLMPKLNTEHPEVKEYLLKVAEYWIKEVGIDGWRLDVANEVDHEFWRDFRKVVKRANPEAYILGEIWHESAPWLEGDKFDAVMNYPFTDAVLDFFVYGTLDAEGFAHSIGRQLSRYPLQASEVAFNLLDSHDTARLLTVAEGDKNVMKLAALFQFTFMGTPCIYYGDEIGMDGAGDPDCRKCMEWDPERQDRDLFNFYRKLIEIRGSHPALRTGRFTFLEAGAGGSKLAYERSLGDDLIIVLINTEETVQTFRLDVQERNWENLWTGEAIHAERGKLSLRLPAYGFAVLQAQMS; encoded by the coding sequence ATGTTACTAGAAGCCGTGTACCACCGTCCCCGTCTGAACTGGTCGTATGCCTATGACCACAATACCATCCACCTGCGGCTGCGGGCCAAGAAGGGGGATCTGACTGAGGTCTTCGCCTGGGCGGGCGATAAATATGCCTGGGACACCACCAAGGAATTGATCCCGATGACCCTGTTCACTTCCGATGCGATGTTCGATTACTGGGAATGCGAATCGGTTCCGCTCTACCGCAGGCTGAAATACGGCTTCCTGCTGCAGCAGGGCAAAGAGCGCATCTGGATGACAGAGAGTGATTTCCAGAAGGAGCGTCCCGCGAACCCCAACCGGCTGTTTGAATTCCCCTACATAAGCCGCGGTGATGTCTTCACGCCTCCGGCCTGGGTCAAGGATGCGGTGTTTTATCAGATTTTCCCGGAGCGGTTCGCTAACGGCAATCCCGGCATAAGCCCTGCTAATGTGGAGCCTTGGGGCGGAACCCCCCGGCCGGATAATTTCTTCGGCGGAGATCTGCAGGGTGTCATAGATCATCTCGACCATCTGACGGAGCTGGGCATTACGGGCATTTATTTCACACCGGTCTTCACTGCCACCACCAATCACAAATATGACACGGAGGACTATATGCAGGTCGATCCGCATTTCGGTGATGTGGACACGCTGAAAAGATTGGTCGATGCTTGTCATGAGCGCGGCATCCGTGTGCTGCTGGACGCGGTCTTCAACCATGCGGGCCGTACCTTCGCCCCGTTCGTGGATGTACTGGAGAAGGGCGAGGATTCGGAGTATAAGAACTGGTTCCATATCCGGGAATATCCGCTCCAGGTAGTGAACAATATCCCGACTTACGATGCCTTCGCCTTCGAGCCGCTGATGCCGAAGCTGAACACGGAGCATCCTGAGGTGAAGGAGTATCTGCTGAAGGTCGCCGAGTATTGGATCAAGGAGGTCGGCATCGACGGCTGGCGTCTGGATGTGGCCAACGAGGTGGATCACGAATTCTGGCGTGATTTCCGCAAAGTCGTGAAGCGTGCCAATCCCGAGGCTTATATTCTGGGCGAGATCTGGCATGAATCAGCCCCTTGGCTGGAAGGCGACAAATTCGATGCCGTCATGAACTACCCGTTCACAGACGCGGTGCTTGACTTCTTCGTCTACGGAACGCTGGATGCGGAAGGCTTCGCCCATTCGATCGGCAGACAGCTGTCCCGGTATCCGCTCCAGGCCAGTGAGGTCGCCTTCAATCTCCTCGACAGCCATGATACTGCGCGTCTGCTGACTGTAGCCGAGGGCGATAAGAACGTCATGAAGCTGGCTGCACTGTTCCAGTTCACCTTCATGGGCACGCCCTGCATTTACTACGGGGACGAGATCGGAATGGATGGCGCAGGCGACCCGGACTGCCGTAAATGCATGGAGTGGGACCCGGAGCGGCAGGATCGCGATTTATTCAACTTTTACCGTAAGCTGATTGAGATCCGCGGCAGCCATCCGGCGCTGCGCACCGGACGCTTCACCTTCCTTGAAGCCGGAGCCGGGGGCAGCAAGCTGGCCTATGAGCGTAGTTTGGGCGATGATCTGATCATCGTGCTGATTAATACGGAGGAGACGGTGCAGACCTTCCGGCTGGACGTCCAGGAACGCAATTGGGAGAATCTGTGGACTGGCGAAGCGATCCATGCCGAACGCGGCAAGCTGTCACTGAGACTGCCTGCATACGGCTTCGCCGTGCTTCAGGCCCAGATGTCCTAA
- a CDS encoding sugar ABC transporter substrate-binding protein, whose protein sequence is MDLKKLMVLTAACSMAMSITACGSNNNAGGNAAATNAPADSAAATDNAGAGSDNAPAAGEIVPEEGASLVIWESKEERQFAEEVAKQFTAKYNVPVKIEEVAPPDQVGKLTQDGPSGLAADVIVIPHDNLGKAASASLLLPNDIFGEETKAENTEASIVGSSYDGELYGYPRAAETYALFYNKSLVKEAPKSFDDVIAFSKTFTDKAKNRYGIMWEVGNMYFNYPFIATTGGYLFGKDGTDKDDIGLNNEGAIKGLTEFAKLKEVLPIKSGDINPDIKRSLFNSGDVAMDITGPWELAGYKEALGDNLGIAPVPTIDGKTAITFSGIKIFTVNAYTQYPNAAKLYAHFASGKDSQLTLNKLIGSVPTNNEALQDPQITGDPFVSAFAEQAKNSQPMPSIPEMGNVWSPVNAALPAIWDNNTDPKAAMDKAVEQIKDLNNGASAQ, encoded by the coding sequence ATGGATCTCAAAAAACTTATGGTTCTCACCGCAGCGTGCTCGATGGCAATGTCAATTACGGCGTGCGGCTCAAACAACAATGCCGGGGGAAATGCAGCGGCGACGAATGCTCCTGCAGATAGTGCAGCAGCCACGGATAATGCGGGGGCAGGCAGCGACAACGCACCGGCAGCGGGTGAGATCGTCCCGGAAGAGGGCGCTTCCCTTGTGATCTGGGAGAGTAAGGAAGAAAGACAGTTCGCCGAAGAGGTCGCCAAGCAGTTCACTGCCAAGTATAATGTTCCAGTCAAAATCGAAGAGGTAGCCCCGCCGGATCAAGTCGGCAAGCTTACCCAGGATGGACCTTCCGGCCTGGCTGCGGACGTCATCGTCATTCCTCATGATAATCTCGGCAAGGCGGCCAGCGCGAGTCTGCTGCTCCCTAATGATATCTTCGGAGAAGAGACAAAGGCGGAGAACACCGAGGCTTCCATCGTGGGTTCATCCTATGACGGCGAGCTGTACGGCTATCCGAGAGCGGCAGAGACCTATGCGCTGTTCTACAACAAGTCTCTGGTCAAAGAAGCCCCGAAATCCTTCGATGACGTCATTGCCTTCAGCAAAACGTTCACGGATAAAGCTAAGAACCGTTACGGCATTATGTGGGAAGTCGGCAATATGTACTTCAACTATCCGTTCATCGCAACTACCGGAGGTTACCTGTTCGGCAAAGACGGTACCGACAAAGACGATATCGGCCTGAACAATGAAGGTGCGATCAAAGGCCTGACTGAATTTGCGAAGCTGAAGGAAGTCTTGCCGATCAAGAGCGGTGACATTAACCCGGACATCAAGCGCAGTCTGTTCAACAGCGGGGATGTAGCCATGGATATTACAGGACCTTGGGAGCTTGCCGGATATAAAGAAGCGCTGGGCGACAACCTGGGAATCGCTCCGGTTCCTACCATTGACGGCAAGACTGCCATTACCTTCTCCGGGATCAAAATCTTTACCGTCAACGCCTATACGCAATATCCGAATGCTGCTAAGCTCTATGCCCACTTTGCTTCCGGCAAAGATTCGCAGCTGACACTCAACAAGCTGATCGGTTCCGTACCGACGAACAATGAAGCCCTGCAGGACCCGCAGATTACGGGTGATCCGTTCGTATCCGCATTTGCAGAACAAGCGAAGAACTCCCAGCCGATGCCTTCGATTCCTGAGATGGGGAACGTATGGAGCCCGGTGAATGCGGCACTTCCGGCCATCTGGGATAACAACACTGATCCGAAGGCAGCCATGGACAAAGCCGTAGAGCAGATTAAAGACCTGAACAACGGGGCTTCTGCCCAGTAA
- a CDS encoding sugar ABC transporter permease — protein sequence MQRHKARAGILSAIFMGLGQIYNRQFIKGLIFIAVEAVALIYFISNLGRAFWGITTLGESPSRLEKVKGIAKMVPGDHSIVILIESLITLLFFVLFLILWYMNIRDAYKIGAERENGRPSHTFTQSVRYILDYKFAQSFLLLPGLGILFFTIMPIIFMIMLAFTNYAAPNHIPPAKLVDWVGFETFRNLLVLKSWSHTFYGVLTWTIIWAVLSTVTTYFGGMLVALLINQKGIRFKGMWRMLLIIPYAIPQMISLLLMRNLFNGQFGPINQYLGYFGLGGLPWLTDPFWAKVTVIVVNMWVGIPVSMLLIMGVLTTIPRDMYEAAEVDGATNYQKFRIVTLPMILFSTAPTLIMQFAGNINNFNAIFLLTGGNPVNGNYQYAGSTDLLVTWLYKLTLDQNKNNMASAIGIILFIIVAGFSLYNYRRTKSFQEEDMIQ from the coding sequence ATGCAGCGACACAAAGCGAGAGCTGGAATACTGTCGGCCATTTTTATGGGACTCGGGCAAATATATAACCGCCAATTCATCAAAGGGCTTATTTTCATAGCTGTAGAGGCTGTGGCACTTATCTATTTCATTAGCAATCTGGGAAGAGCCTTCTGGGGGATCACCACACTCGGGGAATCGCCAAGCCGGCTGGAGAAGGTTAAAGGCATTGCCAAAATGGTTCCCGGAGACCATTCCATCGTCATTCTGATTGAAAGCCTGATCACCCTGCTATTCTTTGTGTTATTCCTGATTCTCTGGTACATGAATATTAGGGATGCCTATAAAATCGGAGCAGAACGCGAAAACGGCCGTCCATCGCATACATTTACACAATCTGTACGTTATATTCTGGATTATAAATTTGCCCAGAGCTTCCTGCTGCTCCCGGGGCTTGGAATACTGTTCTTTACCATTATGCCGATCATCTTTATGATCATGCTGGCTTTTACCAACTATGCTGCACCGAACCACATTCCTCCGGCCAAGCTTGTAGACTGGGTTGGATTCGAGACCTTCCGCAATCTGCTGGTGCTGAAATCCTGGAGCCATACCTTTTACGGTGTACTTACCTGGACGATTATCTGGGCGGTTCTTTCGACTGTAACTACTTATTTCGGCGGGATGCTGGTTGCCCTGCTGATTAACCAAAAAGGTATCCGCTTCAAGGGCATGTGGAGAATGCTCCTGATCATCCCTTATGCCATTCCGCAGATGATCTCGCTCCTCTTGATGCGCAATCTGTTCAACGGGCAGTTCGGCCCGATCAACCAGTACCTCGGCTATTTCGGACTAGGCGGCCTGCCTTGGCTGACAGATCCGTTCTGGGCCAAAGTTACGGTCATTGTCGTGAACATGTGGGTCGGTATTCCGGTATCCATGCTGCTGATCATGGGGGTATTGACTACGATTCCGCGTGATATGTATGAGGCGGCTGAGGTGGACGGTGCAACCAACTATCAGAAATTCCGCATCGTCACCCTGCCGATGATTCTGTTCTCTACCGCACCTACGCTGATTATGCAGTTCGCCGGTAACATCAACAACTTCAATGCGATCTTCCTGCTGACGGGAGGGAACCCGGTGAACGGGAACTACCAGTATGCGGGTTCAACGGATCTGCTCGTTACCTGGCTGTATAAGCTGACGCTGGATCAGAACAAGAATAATATGGCGTCGGCAATAGGCATCATCCTGTTCATCATTGTTGCCGGGTTCTCCCTGTACAATTACCGCCGGACCAAATCGTTCCAAGAGGAGGATATGATTCAATGA
- a CDS encoding sugar ABC transporter permease gives MIIGRKAANFIRLCLSYIVLVALAVAAIYPALWILLASFRPGKSLYSKTLIPETFTLAHYKELFTSPVYMFGTWYGNTLKIAVFSMLIGVVLTLLTSYALSRFRFKSRKTTMSTLLILGMFPGFMSMIAIYLLLKEFNLLDTHLALIIVYAAGAPLGGTLIAKGFLDTIPRSLDEAARIDGASNFGIFTRIILPLSRPMITYIALTLFVGPWVDFIFAKLILRTKENWTVAVGMWDMVNTMQNSNFTLFAAGAVLISVPIMILFAFLQRLLVDGLTAGASKG, from the coding sequence ATGATTATCGGACGCAAAGCTGCGAACTTTATTCGCCTCTGCTTAAGCTATATTGTTCTCGTTGCCCTGGCGGTCGCTGCAATCTATCCTGCACTCTGGATCCTGCTTGCATCCTTCCGTCCGGGTAAATCCCTGTACAGCAAGACGCTGATTCCCGAGACATTCACCCTCGCCCACTATAAGGAGCTGTTCACCTCACCGGTATATATGTTTGGAACATGGTATGGGAATACGCTTAAGATTGCGGTGTTCTCGATGCTGATCGGGGTGGTGCTGACGCTGTTGACCAGCTATGCCTTATCCCGGTTCCGGTTCAAAAGCCGCAAGACCACCATGTCCACGCTGCTGATTCTCGGGATGTTCCCGGGCTTCATGAGCATGATTGCCATCTATCTGCTGCTGAAGGAGTTCAATTTGCTGGATACTCATCTGGCGCTTATTATCGTCTATGCAGCCGGAGCACCGCTCGGAGGGACGCTGATCGCCAAGGGCTTCCTGGACACGATTCCGCGTTCGCTGGATGAAGCCGCGCGGATTGACGGAGCGAGCAACTTCGGGATTTTTACCCGGATTATTCTGCCTTTATCCCGTCCGATGATCACTTATATCGCGCTGACCCTGTTTGTCGGCCCGTGGGTCGATTTCATCTTCGCCAAGCTGATTCTGCGGACCAAGGAGAACTGGACGGTCGCCGTGGGGATGTGGGATATGGTCAATACGATGCAGAATTCCAACTTCACCCTGTTCGCGGCGGGAGCCGTGCTGATCTCTGTACCAATTATGATTCTCTTCGCCTTCCTGCAGCGTCTGCTGGTTGACGGTCTGACGGCGGGGGCAAGTAAGGGTTAG
- a CDS encoding methyl-accepting chemotaxis protein: MQRWRFINFSSVGVKLFVILFCTIVLLSSVLGLTSYYAAKAIITDEVAAASSQSIVQAADKLDFLFAEYEALSRQFAVDPALKADMETVNLPTAGTVARAAAEDRIRRKLDSVRGSDERLLGVRLVSRSMVDAESYKSTGISGVRSDEGILARMKEIDNGKGNPVWFPVRAKGFFDAYSESAMTMGRLLRNIQNPAAEYYMLIEVKGQALTDVLSNLHIGLGGEIRILDSSGRVAYSADDALLGQASYIHTGELKSGTQKSEEQKLPGAGKSEEREMTGQRENEGQEPAGAPQGESGKRSFTAGDEQGSPQLVVYQPLSTADWTLLGYAPVSDFTKSADRLLYITLLVVLAAALIALIIGYVLVRLIGRPLGKLARLMEEGERGNLQVRTNFKGRDEIGRVGHSFNRMMEQISRMAGQSSSSAAEVLATSEQLVAASGAISGQASEVATATGEIAGGAASLAAEAESSNTKVELMGGKTSEVAEKNAVMAASAEKVMEVSDQGAERMKKLVSQSEGVLKLMDLIQENSAMLRDSTVLIRSILSPMIAMNKQTNILALNASIEAVRAGAAGRGFIVIANEIRGLANQSSESIASVSRITEEISGHIENTVKVVSEAAPMFGSQLASVRESSLIFGSVRAEMEVFSGYLGQSSAAVSELAEYQQQLGQSMASVISVVQQTSASTEEVASMSSQQFTVSRELVALSGKLEELAEQLKQSMISFQG; the protein is encoded by the coding sequence ATGCAACGGTGGCGATTCATTAATTTCAGCTCGGTTGGCGTCAAGTTATTCGTAATTCTGTTCTGTACTATTGTCCTGTTGTCCTCAGTTCTAGGCTTAACCTCCTATTATGCGGCAAAAGCGATCATTACCGATGAGGTGGCAGCAGCCTCCTCACAGTCTATTGTCCAGGCGGCAGACAAGCTGGATTTCCTGTTCGCTGAATATGAAGCGCTCTCCAGGCAATTCGCTGTAGATCCGGCGCTAAAGGCTGATATGGAGACGGTCAATCTTCCAACCGCCGGTACGGTTGCGCGGGCAGCCGCAGAGGACCGGATACGCCGCAAGCTGGACTCCGTCAGAGGATCGGATGAGCGGCTGCTTGGTGTCCGGCTGGTCTCAAGAAGCATGGTGGACGCCGAATCCTACAAATCGACGGGCATTAGCGGTGTGCGCAGTGATGAGGGCATCCTTGCCCGGATGAAGGAGATCGATAACGGTAAAGGCAATCCCGTCTGGTTCCCCGTCCGGGCTAAAGGTTTCTTCGACGCGTACAGCGAGTCCGCTATGACGATGGGCCGTCTGCTGCGGAATATTCAGAATCCGGCTGCCGAGTATTACATGCTGATTGAGGTGAAGGGCCAGGCGCTAACGGATGTGCTGTCCAACCTGCATATCGGGCTGGGTGGGGAGATCCGCATCCTCGATTCTTCGGGCCGGGTTGCATACAGTGCTGACGATGCACTGCTCGGGCAGGCTTCTTACATACATACCGGAGAGTTGAAGTCCGGAACGCAGAAGAGTGAGGAGCAGAAGCTGCCGGGGGCAGGGAAGAGTGAGGAGCGGGAAATGACCGGGCAACGGGAGAATGAGGGACAAGAGCCGGCCGGAGCACCGCAGGGGGAGAGCGGGAAGCGGTCCTTCACGGCCGGGGATGAGCAGGGGAGTCCGCAGCTGGTAGTCTACCAGCCGCTGAGCACAGCGGACTGGACGCTGCTGGGCTATGCGCCGGTGAGTGATTTTACCAAATCTGCCGACAGGCTGCTCTACATAACCTTGCTGGTAGTCTTGGCTGCAGCCTTGATTGCTCTCATCATCGGCTATGTTCTGGTGCGGCTGATCGGCCGTCCGCTTGGCAAGCTGGCCCGGCTGATGGAAGAGGGCGAGCGGGGCAATCTGCAGGTGCGGACCAACTTCAAGGGCCGGGATGAGATCGGGCGGGTGGGTCACAGCTTCAACCGGATGATGGAGCAGATCTCCCGGATGGCCGGGCAGAGCAGCAGTTCGGCTGCGGAGGTGCTGGCAACCTCGGAGCAGCTCGTTGCCGCTTCCGGCGCGATTAGCGGCCAGGCCAGTGAGGTCGCAACTGCCACCGGTGAAATTGCCGGGGGAGCCGCCAGTCTGGCGGCGGAGGCCGAGAGCAGCAATACCAAGGTGGAGCTGATGGGCGGCAAGACCAGCGAAGTGGCTGAGAAGAATGCAGTTATGGCAGCATCCGCAGAGAAGGTCATGGAGGTCAGTGACCAGGGAGCGGAGCGGATGAAGAAGCTGGTATCGCAGAGTGAGGGTGTGCTGAAGCTGATGGACCTGATTCAGGAGAATTCAGCCATGCTGCGGGATAGCACAGTGCTGATCCGCAGCATCCTCTCCCCGATGATTGCGATGAACAAGCAGACGAATATTCTGGCGCTGAATGCTTCAATTGAAGCCGTGCGCGCTGGCGCCGCCGGGAGAGGCTTCATTGTCATTGCCAATGAGATCAGAGGGCTGGCCAATCAGTCGAGCGAGTCGATTGCCTCCGTTTCCCGAATTACCGAGGAGATCAGCGGTCATATCGAGAACACGGTTAAGGTTGTGAGTGAGGCTGCGCCGATGTTTGGCAGCCAGCTGGCCTCGGTCCGGGAATCCTCGCTCATCTTCGGGAGTGTAAGGGCCGAGATGGAGGTGTTCAGCGGATACCTGGGCCAGTCTTCGGCGGCTGTCTCCGAGCTGGCCGAATACCAGCAGCAGCTGGGACAATCCATGGCAAGTGTGATCTCGGTAGTGCAGCAGACCAGCGCCTCTACGGAAGAGGTGGCGTCCATGTCCTCGCAGCAATTCACGGTCAGCAGGGAGCTGGTCGCCCTCTCTGGCAAGCTGGAGGAGCTGGCGGAGCAGCTGAAGCAGTCGATGATTTCTTTTCAGGGTTAG
- a CDS encoding Type 1 glutamine amidotransferase-like domain-containing protein — protein sequence MDKHLFLNGGGPPFTRGLARRFVSVMAAGPVAVLFEEREDWPDYMPAYMQPLADAGISEFCYLPLKSTEVHTAIESLQACGGIIIGGGDTDLYADLIVDTPIGEVIRQRYEAGIPVAGFSAGALISPERCVISAKDNESRQFKHRKGLHLIPDLLLSVHFTQWHEEEHLRTAVRTLGELPNYGIDEETGIYLLNGQPEEIEGGGVYSLVNGILTRIH from the coding sequence ATGGACAAGCATTTATTTCTGAACGGCGGCGGTCCGCCGTTTACCCGTGGTCTGGCACGGAGATTCGTAAGCGTAATGGCAGCAGGACCAGTCGCTGTGTTATTTGAAGAAAGGGAAGACTGGCCGGACTATATGCCTGCCTATATGCAGCCGCTGGCTGACGCGGGAATATCCGAATTCTGTTATCTGCCGCTGAAGTCTACTGAGGTGCATACTGCTATAGAGAGCCTCCAGGCCTGCGGCGGGATCATCATCGGGGGCGGGGATACGGATCTGTATGCCGACCTCATTGTGGATACCCCTATCGGTGAGGTGATCCGGCAGCGTTATGAGGCGGGAATACCGGTTGCGGGATTCTCGGCAGGAGCGTTGATTAGCCCGGAGCGGTGTGTAATTTCCGCCAAGGATAATGAGAGCAGACAATTCAAACACCGCAAGGGTCTCCATCTGATTCCTGATCTGCTGCTATCCGTCCATTTCACCCAGTGGCATGAGGAGGAGCATTTACGGACAGCGGTCCGTACCCTCGGCGAGCTGCCGAATTACGGAATAGACGAAGAGACCGGCATCTACCTGCTGAACGGACAGCCCGAAGAGATAGAGGGCGGCGGGGTGTATAGTCTGGTGAATGGAATATTGACAAGAATCCACTGA